A window of Variovorax sp. HW608 genomic DNA:
CTGGAGGGTGTCTCGCTGGCGCAGAACGTGGATGGCGTCATCGTGACCGTGCCCCACAAGTTCGCATGCTTCGCGCTCTGTGGCAGTGCTTCCGAGCGCGCGCGCTTCCTGGGCGCGGTGAACACGATGCGCCGCAACCCCGATGGCAGCTGGCACGGCGACATGTTCGACGGCCTCGGCTACGTCGCTGCGCTGCGCGATCGCGAGTGCGAGCCGGCCGGCCGCAAGGCGCTGCTGGTCGGTGCCGGCGGCGCGGGCTCGGCGATCGCCCATGCGCTGGTGATGGCCGGCGTGGCCTCGCTCGCGATCCATGACGGCGACACCGCGCGCCGCGATGCGCTCGTCGCGCGCCTCGCGGGTCTCGATCGATGCCCGGTGGCCGCCGGCACCAGCGACCCGACGGGCTTCGATCTGGTCATCAATGCCTCGCCGGCCGGCATGAAGGAAGGCGACCCGTATCCGGTCGACATCGAAGGCCTCGATCCGAAGACCTTCGTCGGCTGCGTGATCACCGCGCCCGCCATCTCGCCGCTGATCGCGGCCGCGCGCGCCAAGGGCTGCGGCACCGCGACCGGCGCCGACATGTTCGCCCGGGTGCGCGACCTGATGGTCGACTTCCTCGTGGAGCAATGACATGCATCGCATCCAGACCCTCGCTTCCCTGCCGCAGGACGCACCGTTCGACGTCGTGGTGATCGGCGCCGGCGGCGCCGGCATGGCCACCGCGCTGTTCGCGGCGCTCGAAGGCCGGAAGGTGCTGCTCGTCGAGCGCACATCGCATGTCGGCGGCACCACCGCGCTGTCCGCCGGCACGACCTGGGTCCCCGGCACGCGCCTCGGCGCCGGCGTGAATCCGCGGGACACGATCGCCGAGGCAGGCCGCTACCTCGACAACGCGATCGGCGCCCGTACATCCGCCGAGCTGCGGCAGGCCTTTCTCGACCATGGCGCCGAAGCCATCGAAGCGCTGGAAGCGAAGACCGATGTCAGGTTCCGCGCCTGCCCGAGGCATCCCGACTACATCTCGGACCTCGGCGGCTCCACCGTCAACGGCCGGGCACTCGAACCGATGCCGTTCGACGGTCGCCTGCTGGGCGAGCTGTTCCCGCTCGTGCGCCCGCCGATCCCCGAATTCACCGTGCTCGGCGGCATGATGGTCGACCGCACCGACATCAACCACCTGCTGGGCATGTCGCGGTCCGTCGCCTCGCTGCGGCACTCGGCCAGGATCCTGGGGCGCCACGCCGTCGACCGCCTGCGCCATGCACGCGGCACCCGCCTCGTGATGGGCAATGCGCTCGTTGCCAGACTGCTGTATTCGCTCGCGCAACGCGACGAGGTCAGCCTCGCGCTCGACACCAACGTCGAACGGATCGAGCGGGCCGAGGACGGCATCGACTCGATCGTCCTGAAACAGGGCGACGCGCGGCGCACGGTGCGCGTGCGGGGCGGCGTCGTGCTGGCCAGCGGCGGCTTCAACCGCGATCCCGCGCGCCGCGCGGCGATGCTGCCGGGCGTCGACATCCAGTGGTGCCCCGGCGCTCCCGGCCACACCGGCGAAGCGCATCCGCTGGCGGAAGCCGTGGGCGCGCGCTACGGCGAAGGCGCGATGAGCCCCGCCTTCTGGGCGCCCGTCTCCCGGCGCCGTCGCGCCGACGGCAGCACCGGCGTGTTCCCTCATTTCGTGATGGACCGCGCCAAGCCCGGCATGCTCACGGTGAACCGGGCCGGCGAGCGCTTCGTCAACGAAAGCACCTCGTACCACCTGTTCGGCCTGGCGATGCAGAAGCTGCAGCAGGGCGGCCAGAACAGCGTGCCGGCCTTTCTCGTCTGCGACGCCGATGCATTGCGCAAGTACGGCATCGGCATGGTCCGCCCCGGCGCAAAGGGCCTCGCACCCTACCTCGCCGACGGTTACCTGGTGCGCGGCGAGACCATCGAATCGCTGGCGCAGGCGCTTGCCATCGACCCCGTGAAGCTCGCGCAAACCGCGCGGCGCTTCAACGCGAATGCCAGCCAGGGCATCGATCCCGACTTCCACAGGGGCAGCACCGTCTACTCGCAGAACATCGGCGACGCGAGCTGGCCGGGGCCCAATCCCTGCCTCGGCCCGCTCACTCGAGGCCCGTTCTACGCAGTGCGGCTCTATCCGGGCGACATCGGCGCCGCCGCCGGCTTCGCGACCGATGCGAACGCGCGCGCGCTCGACGCGGCCGGCGCGCCGATCGAAGGGCTCTACGCCGTGGGCAACGACATGCACTCGATCATGGGCGGCGTCTACACCGCGCCCGGCATCACGATCGGGCCCGGCATCGTGTTCGCACGGCTTGCCGCGCGCCACGCCGCGGCACGGGCGGCGCGAAACGCAGCGCGCGCGGAGCCGGCCGAAGCCCTAGGGAAAACCTGATCGGCCGCGCACGAATTGTCCGGGTGTCGGCCTGAATCGTCGACGCACGCGACAAGCCCCTCGCCAACAATCCCGCCATGGGTGCGACGCGCGCCAATCACCGCGCAGACCGCATGGCAATTGAGGAAAGAGTCAGAGTAGGAATGTCAGTCACCCAACACCCCCTCCACAGATCCGTACGTGCGGAGCTACCGCATACGGCTCCTGCCTTGGGTCATGACGATCAGACGCTGGTTCGGGTAGGGGTGGCAGATGTTCGGGACAGGCAGCCAGTGCGCCATCAAGCGATACATGCGTCGCCAAGGCAGGTCGTGGCTCTGGCTGCGGCGGCACAGCGTGCGATGCCACAGCCCGACGACCTGATGGCGGAATGTCCTCAGCCGCGCGCCGTTGCACGGCACGCCGAAGTAGCGCGCATGCCCAGTCACCACCGCCCGCAGGTACTGGCCCTGCTCCGGGATGGGTTGGTGCATGCGCCTTCTGAGTTCGAGCTTGATCACCTGCAGCTTGGCTCGCAGGCGTTTGGCACTGGTGAGTCGCAGGACCATGAACTTGCCCTTTCGGGTCGTCCCGCAGCAATGCGTGAACCCCAGGAAGTC
This region includes:
- a CDS encoding shikimate dehydrogenase family protein, coding for MSEQLLLNGATRVHYIVGDPIAQVKSPGDVSRAFAARGLNAMVMPAHVAPAALARWLEGVSLAQNVDGVIVTVPHKFACFALCGSASERARFLGAVNTMRRNPDGSWHGDMFDGLGYVAALRDRECEPAGRKALLVGAGGAGSAIAHALVMAGVASLAIHDGDTARRDALVARLAGLDRCPVAAGTSDPTGFDLVINASPAGMKEGDPYPVDIEGLDPKTFVGCVITAPAISPLIAAARAKGCGTATGADMFARVRDLMVDFLVEQ
- a CDS encoding FAD-dependent oxidoreductase — encoded protein: MHRIQTLASLPQDAPFDVVVIGAGGAGMATALFAALEGRKVLLVERTSHVGGTTALSAGTTWVPGTRLGAGVNPRDTIAEAGRYLDNAIGARTSAELRQAFLDHGAEAIEALEAKTDVRFRACPRHPDYISDLGGSTVNGRALEPMPFDGRLLGELFPLVRPPIPEFTVLGGMMVDRTDINHLLGMSRSVASLRHSARILGRHAVDRLRHARGTRLVMGNALVARLLYSLAQRDEVSLALDTNVERIERAEDGIDSIVLKQGDARRTVRVRGGVVLASGGFNRDPARRAAMLPGVDIQWCPGAPGHTGEAHPLAEAVGARYGEGAMSPAFWAPVSRRRRADGSTGVFPHFVMDRAKPGMLTVNRAGERFVNESTSYHLFGLAMQKLQQGGQNSVPAFLVCDADALRKYGIGMVRPGAKGLAPYLADGYLVRGETIESLAQALAIDPVKLAQTARRFNANASQGIDPDFHRGSTVYSQNIGDASWPGPNPCLGPLTRGPFYAVRLYPGDIGAAAGFATDANARALDAAGAPIEGLYAVGNDMHSIMGGVYTAPGITIGPGIVFARLAARHAAARAARNAARAEPAEALGKT